A genomic window from Enoplosus armatus isolate fEnoArm2 chromosome 18, fEnoArm2.hap1, whole genome shotgun sequence includes:
- the wdr45 gene encoding WD repeat domain phosphoinositide-interacting protein 4 gives MAQQRGVNSLQFNQDQSCFCCAMETGVRIYNVEPLMEKGHLDHEQVGSVALCSMLHRSNLLAVVGGGVNPKFSEISMLIWDDARESRDPKDKLVLEFTFTKPVLAVRMRHDKIIIVLKNRIYVYSFPDNPIKLFEFDTRDNPKGLCDLCPSLEKQLLVFPGHKCGSLQLVDLSNTKPGTSSAPFTINAHQSEIACVALNQPGSVAASASRKGTLIRLFDTTTRDKLVELRRGTDPATLYCINFSHDSSFLCASSDKGTVHIFALKDTKLNRRSALARVGKVGPVIGQYVDSQWSLASFTVPAECACICAFGKNTSKNVNSVIAICVDGTFHKYVFTPDGNCNREAFDVYLDICDDDDF, from the exons ATGGCTCAGCAGAGAGGAGTCAACAGCCTGCAGTTCAACCAGGACCAGA GCTGCTTCTGCTGTGCGATGGAGACGGGGGTCAGGATCTACAACGTGGAGCCCCTGATGGAGAAGGGCCACCTGG accATGAGCAGGTCGGCAGTGTGGCCCTGTGCTCCATGCTGCATCGATCCAACCTACTGGCTGTAGTTGGAGGAGGAGTCAACCCCAAGTTCTCCGAAATATCTA TGCTGATCTGGGATGACGCTCGGGAGTCACGAGACCCCAAAGACAAGCTGGTGCTGGAGTTCACCTTCACCAAACCTGTTCTCGCTGTTCGCATGAGGCACGACAA gatCATCATCGTATTAAAGAACAGGATCTACGTGTACAGCTTTCCAGATAACCCCATCAAACTTTTTGAGTTTGACACCAGAGATAACCCCAAAG GCCTGTGTGATTTATGTCCCAGTCTGGAGAAGCAGCTGCTGGTCTTCCCAGGTCATAAATGCGGCAGCCTGCAGCTGGTT GACTTGTCCAACACCAAACCTGGAACATCATCTGCCCCTTTTACCATCAACGCCCACCAGAGTGAGATCGCCTGCGTGGCTCTGAACCAGCCCGGCAGCGTGGCGGCTTCGGCCTCTCGCAAAGGAACTCTCATCCGCCTGTTCGACACCACCACCAGAgacaagctggtggagctgcGCAGAGGAACCGACCCGGCCACCCTCTACTG CATCAACTTCAGCCATGACTCCTCGTTCCTGTGTGCCTCCAGTGACAAAGGCACAGTTCACATCTTCGCACTGAAAGACACCAAACTCAACCGCCGCTCTGC ACTGGCGCGTGTTGGGAAGGTGGgccctgtgattggtcagtaTGTGGACAGCCAGTGGTCATTGGCCAGCTTCACTGTGCCAGCTGAGTGTGCCTGTATCTGTGCTTTTGGAAAGAACACGTCCAAGAACGTCAACTCCGTCATCG CCATATGTGTGGACGGGACCTTCCATAAGTACGTGTTCACCCCCGACGGAAACTGCAACCGAGAGGCCTTCGACGTCTACCTGGAtatatgtgatgatgatgacttctGA